DNA sequence from the Malus domestica chromosome 06, GDT2T_hap1 genome:
CATAAAACTTGAATTTGATAAACTTGGATAAGAAAATTAGACATACGGTGTCGAGAGAGTCGGCACCAAGTAATGCAAACTTGGAGTCAGGGGAAACCTCTGACTCTGGAGGCAAAGCCAATTGTTTCCTCACAATCTCCACTACCTTTTGCACTGTCTCCGGTTTGGCCTGTCCATTTACGTGGTTTCAATATAACTTGTTAAACTCAAATTTACTAGTCATATGCCTTATAACCGATTATAAATAAAGAGATAGACGCAAGTCGATATACAACTAATAATAATTATGACTCTTTCGAGAGACAATAAACTTTCGAATTTGAAAAACTTACAGCGCAACAAATTTGGAGATGAGAGATCCTCAAAGAAGAGAAGCCACTCTTGGCCCATCCATTAGAAACCAACTTTAAACTTGAACTTGTTCCTGTTACCTACATTATTTTCACCTTCAGCACATTTTATTGGtctaaaaaatcatcaattgggcaaatattcaagaaattcaaaaaataacGACCCCTTGTGGTTAACGTATAACTAAGGTATGTGAACGCCTCTCAC
Encoded proteins:
- the LOC103409636 gene encoding acyl carrier protein 1, chloroplastic-like, translating into MASASATSLCRFQTFQNRPIKTCQVTGTSSSLKLVSNGWAKSGFSSLRISHLQICCAAKPETVQKVVEIVRKQLALPPESEVSPDSKFALLGADSLDTVEIVMNLEEEFDISVEEESSQNISTVQEAADLIEKLIEKKSAA